The Sorangiineae bacterium MSr11367 genome window below encodes:
- a CDS encoding HAMP domain-containing protein, translated as MNVSIKSKLNAMLLALVAVMSAGSLFVYYFLTASIAPYDRIFDNLLLVSRMPALVSDVDREVDSYERAPRPETKARVELHLQELHRICDEARNNTPPSHLDSVSTIHGLEGLVRSLEEHTSLAIGYVDRQERTPALVESIELVDKIVDYSRRDVDAYVAEELQNLLPIRAAIVRNNRALSRGLQAAILIIAVASLLLGIWFVNRTIVRPLGEIISVSKKVAAGNLQQEIAVTERDEIGDLAFAFRGMQETITRLLRETESLFAAFRAGEMDMRGKEHGYSGSFRHLVLGINNVIDAVAARSDEARCANDALSSLNSELSAKNELLYSQMEERQRFQRERDAMHADLLATARKAGMAEIATGVLHNIGNALNSVNISSQVTSSLVAESKVKDVQRLAELLDAHQGDLGTFLTGDERGKLVPAFVRSLASALADEQARILAELGNLQGMVDHAKTVVTWQQNYAGVGGAVEEVAPSALVEDALMVARVEHDAAMSITVEKDYGSVPEVLVERHKVVQILVNLFSNARDAIQAAGREQGVVGIRLREIYENGRPGIAIEVSDNGDGIPSENMKDIFRYGYSTRQHGHGFGLHSCAFAAGELNGALTADSDGRDKGACFTLRLPARPRSFSGVAEKDGAVNTGA; from the coding sequence ATGAACGTATCGATCAAATCGAAACTCAACGCCATGCTGCTGGCCTTGGTAGCAGTCATGAGCGCGGGTTCTTTGTTCGTATATTACTTTCTCACCGCCAGTATCGCCCCGTACGACCGCATCTTCGACAACCTGCTCCTGGTCAGCCGGATGCCCGCCCTGGTCTCCGACGTGGACCGCGAGGTCGATTCGTACGAGCGCGCGCCGCGACCCGAAACGAAGGCGCGCGTCGAGTTGCATTTGCAGGAGTTGCACCGCATCTGCGACGAGGCGCGAAACAATACGCCGCCGTCGCATCTCGACAGTGTTTCCACGATTCACGGACTCGAGGGTCTGGTGCGCAGTCTCGAGGAGCACACGTCGCTGGCCATTGGCTACGTCGACCGGCAGGAGCGGACGCCGGCGCTGGTCGAGAGCATCGAGCTGGTGGACAAGATCGTCGACTATTCGCGGCGCGACGTGGATGCGTACGTGGCCGAGGAGCTGCAAAATCTGTTGCCCATCCGCGCGGCCATCGTGCGAAACAATCGGGCGCTCTCGCGCGGGCTGCAGGCGGCGATTCTGATCATCGCCGTGGCGTCGCTGCTATTGGGGATATGGTTCGTAAACCGTACGATCGTACGGCCGCTGGGCGAGATCATCTCCGTGTCGAAGAAGGTCGCCGCAGGCAATCTGCAGCAGGAGATCGCCGTGACCGAGCGCGACGAGATTGGCGATCTGGCGTTTGCGTTTCGGGGGATGCAAGAGACCATCACGCGGCTTTTGCGGGAAACGGAGAGTCTATTCGCGGCATTCCGGGCGGGCGAAATGGATATGCGCGGCAAGGAGCACGGGTATTCGGGAAGCTTTCGACACTTGGTCCTGGGCATCAACAACGTCATCGATGCGGTGGCGGCCCGCAGCGACGAAGCGCGGTGCGCGAACGACGCATTGTCGTCGTTGAACAGCGAGCTTTCGGCGAAGAACGAGCTTCTCTATTCGCAAATGGAGGAGCGGCAACGGTTTCAGCGAGAACGCGATGCGATGCACGCGGACTTGCTGGCCACCGCGCGAAAAGCGGGGATGGCGGAGATTGCGACGGGGGTGTTGCACAACATCGGCAATGCGCTCAACAGCGTGAACATCTCCAGCCAGGTGACGAGCTCACTGGTCGCGGAGTCGAAGGTCAAGGACGTGCAGAGGCTGGCGGAGCTGCTCGACGCGCATCAGGGCGATCTCGGTACATTTCTCACCGGCGACGAACGGGGGAAGTTGGTCCCTGCGTTCGTGCGCAGCCTCGCCAGCGCGCTCGCCGACGAGCAAGCGCGCATCCTGGCCGAGCTGGGGAATCTGCAGGGCATGGTCGACCATGCGAAGACCGTGGTGACGTGGCAGCAGAATTACGCAGGCGTGGGCGGTGCCGTGGAGGAAGTGGCGCCGTCGGCGCTGGTCGAGGACGCGCTGATGGTGGCACGGGTGGAGCACGACGCCGCGATGTCCATCACGGTGGAGAAGGACTACGGCTCGGTGCCCGAGGTGTTGGTCGAGCGCCACAAGGTGGTGCAGATCCTGGTCAATCTTTTCAGCAATGCGCGCGATGCGATTCAAGCCGCCGGACGCGAGCAAGGCGTGGTGGGCATTCGTCTCCGTGAGATTTACGAAAATGGCCGCCCCGGAATTGCCATCGAGGTGAGCGACAACGGAGATGGGATTCCGTCCGAGAACATGAAAGACATATTTCGATATGGCTATTCGACGCGGCAGCACGGCCACGGGTTCGGCCTGCACAGCTGCGCCTTCGCCGCGGGCGAGCTGAATGGCGCGCTGACCGCGGACAGCGACGGCCGCGACAAGGGGGCGTGTTTCACCTTGCGCCTGCCGGCGAGGCCTCGGTCGTTCTCCGGCGTTGCGGAGAAAGATGGGGCGGTCAATACTGGGGCGTGA
- a CDS encoding sugar ABC transporter substrate-binding protein: protein MKKHVALGAVACALMLAAGFVGLRAATSMQASGAGAGVDVPEAFRKRPRVVAIVEFSSSAHASQYLEGVKSEAASLGLALDVMDARNDRKAMADMLDNAVLQKVDGILISHGDPELLRKGAERAVARGIPIVSFDNELPLPEVTMMDQNDHKIAEIGLTRLLKDTGGKANIVHIWVPGFAPMEKRMQTYTRMMAEAPGIHEVERFGKATNNSALQTEVQMAEVLKAHPKGTIDAVWATWDEFARGAAAAIRKAGRSEIKVYGIDVANEDLDMIQDPESPWVATVGCPAAAVGRVQVRILGYRIAGRPVPHYYSLEPVMVAREMLPRGEKVTLETLHRFVPAFGDTTDFTEPWIMALKEKNKVSE from the coding sequence ATGAAGAAACATGTGGCTCTAGGGGCCGTTGCGTGCGCGCTGATGCTGGCGGCAGGCTTCGTTGGCCTGAGGGCGGCGACCTCCATGCAAGCCTCGGGCGCCGGTGCCGGCGTCGACGTTCCCGAGGCCTTTCGCAAGCGCCCCCGGGTCGTGGCCATCGTGGAATTCTCATCGTCGGCGCACGCCTCCCAATATTTGGAGGGCGTGAAAAGCGAGGCCGCCTCGCTCGGGCTCGCGCTCGATGTGATGGATGCGCGCAACGACCGCAAGGCCATGGCGGACATGCTCGACAATGCCGTGCTGCAGAAGGTGGACGGTATTCTCATTTCGCACGGGGATCCCGAGTTATTGCGCAAAGGCGCCGAGCGCGCGGTGGCGCGAGGCATTCCCATCGTCAGCTTCGACAACGAGCTTCCGCTCCCCGAAGTGACGATGATGGATCAGAACGACCATAAAATCGCCGAAATCGGCCTCACCCGATTACTGAAGGACACGGGTGGAAAGGCGAACATCGTTCACATCTGGGTGCCGGGATTCGCCCCGATGGAAAAGCGGATGCAGACGTACACGCGGATGATGGCCGAGGCTCCCGGCATCCACGAGGTCGAGCGATTCGGCAAGGCCACGAACAACAGCGCGCTGCAGACCGAGGTGCAGATGGCCGAGGTGCTGAAGGCGCACCCCAAAGGCACCATCGATGCGGTGTGGGCAACGTGGGACGAGTTCGCACGCGGCGCCGCGGCGGCCATCCGCAAGGCCGGGCGCTCGGAGATCAAAGTGTATGGCATCGACGTGGCCAACGAGGATTTGGACATGATCCAAGATCCGGAAAGCCCCTGGGTCGCCACGGTGGGATGTCCGGCGGCGGCGGTCGGCCGCGTGCAGGTGCGCATTTTGGGCTACCGAATCGCCGGGCGACCGGTGCCGCATTACTATTCACTCGAGCCGGTGATGGTCGCCCGCGAAATGCTGCCGCGCGGCGAAAAGGTGACTTTGGAGACGCTTCACCGCTTCGTGCCCGCATTCGGCGACACAACGGATTTCACGGAGCCGTGGATTATGGCATTGAAAGAGAAGAACAAAGTGAGCGAATGA
- a CDS encoding response regulator, protein MGKTRAEFGSYPPPSAKSGPASGPASGPASRRGSDYFPKSAVEGPRRILVVDDNVAIHDDFRKVLCPVRADPSLGSLESALFGSGSPPSSRDPSLDYVLDTATQGQAGYEMVVRACERGRPYALAFVDMKMPPGWDGVETIKHMIDRDPELEVVICSAYSDYSWHDVIRRLNRTGLRLLKKPFDSKDVLDLAWSLTSRWLRKARAKVT, encoded by the coding sequence GTGGGGAAAACACGGGCCGAATTTGGAAGCTATCCGCCTCCGTCCGCGAAGTCAGGGCCGGCGTCGGGGCCGGCATCCGGTCCTGCTTCCCGCCGCGGCTCGGACTATTTCCCGAAGAGCGCGGTCGAAGGGCCCAGGCGCATCCTCGTGGTCGACGACAACGTCGCCATCCACGACGACTTTCGAAAAGTCCTCTGCCCCGTGCGGGCCGATCCCAGCCTCGGCAGCCTGGAGAGCGCCCTGTTCGGCAGCGGCAGCCCGCCCTCGTCGCGCGATCCCAGCCTCGACTACGTGCTCGACACGGCCACCCAAGGCCAAGCCGGCTACGAAATGGTGGTGCGCGCCTGCGAGCGTGGCCGTCCCTACGCGCTGGCCTTCGTCGACATGAAGATGCCGCCGGGTTGGGACGGGGTCGAAACGATCAAACACATGATCGATCGCGATCCCGAGCTGGAGGTGGTCATCTGCAGCGCCTACTCCGACTACTCGTGGCACGACGTCATTCGACGCCTCAATCGCACTGGATTGCGTCTGCTCAAGAAGCCATTCGACAGCAAAGACGTGCTCGACCTAGCGTGGTCGCTGACGTCCAGGTGGCTCCGCAAAGCCCGCGCGAAGGTTACTTGA
- a CDS encoding metallo-mystery pair system four-Cys motif protein has translation MSIAFEGRVGSEPFRCTQAYSHLGTGRVTADVLDFRFYVHDVRLVTRDGRETPVTLTQDQKWQYQNVALLDFEDKSGSCANGTVDTNTRVMGTVPAGDYTGLRFRLGVPFSLNHGNAATAPSPLNLSGLFWIWNAGYKFLRVDARVAQNTLLADAGDAGDGGGGEAGAPPVFPVHIGSTGCQGDAKDGGVTDCSRRNVADIELASFDVTKNKVVVDYAALVAGTELTAGGGMGCMSSPEDATCNEIFARLGLDLASGKPAAGQAFFRVE, from the coding sequence GTGTCCATTGCGTTCGAAGGGCGCGTGGGGAGCGAGCCCTTTCGCTGCACGCAGGCGTACTCGCACCTGGGCACGGGCAGAGTCACCGCGGACGTTCTCGATTTCCGCTTTTACGTGCACGACGTTCGGCTGGTGACGCGCGATGGGCGCGAGACACCGGTGACCCTGACGCAGGATCAGAAGTGGCAATACCAGAACGTCGCGTTGCTCGACTTCGAGGACAAGAGCGGCAGCTGCGCCAATGGCACCGTCGATACGAACACGCGCGTGATGGGAACGGTGCCCGCGGGCGATTACACCGGTCTGCGATTCCGCCTCGGGGTACCCTTCTCGTTGAACCACGGAAACGCGGCCACGGCGCCTTCGCCGCTCAATTTGTCCGGGCTCTTTTGGATCTGGAACGCCGGGTACAAGTTCTTGCGCGTCGACGCGCGCGTTGCGCAAAACACGCTGCTCGCGGATGCGGGCGATGCCGGAGACGGTGGCGGCGGCGAGGCGGGCGCGCCGCCCGTGTTTCCCGTGCACATTGGAAGCACCGGCTGCCAGGGCGATGCGAAGGACGGCGGTGTGACGGATTGCTCGCGGCGCAACGTGGCGGACATCGAGCTTGCCTCGTTCGACGTCACGAAGAACAAGGTCGTGGTGGACTATGCCGCGCTCGTCGCGGGCACCGAGCTCACGGCGGGAGGCGGCATGGGGTGCATGTCTTCGCCGGAAGATGCCACGTGCAACGAGATTTTCGCGCGCCTCGGCCTCGATCTCGCCAGCGGCAAGCCTGCCGCGGGCCAAGCTTTCTTCCGCGTGGAGTAA
- a CDS encoding di-heme enzyme — MNRVLPSVLAAFAASAVAWLGCGGSSSSPSDEKPKDYEWQLPQGFPVPKVPADNPMSKDKVDLGRHLFYDTRLSGNGTYSCASCHIQEKAFTDGRRRALGSTNETHPRGSMSLTNVAYATTLAWANDLLTSLETQTMVPMFGETPIELGLAGQEAQMLERLRAAPYYPPAFAKAFPGDPGPFTTQRVVEAISAFERTMISGQSPYDRFAFQGDNAAISESAKRGRDLFFSETLECFHCHGNFNFSDSISHSGSAFTETMFHNTGLYNIDGKGAFPSDNVGLKEVSHKDSDMGRFKAPTLRNIAVTAPYMHDGSISTLDEALDHYAAGGRTIATGPYAGNGSKSPLKSDLVVGFVITAEQKADVVHFLESLTDNEFLHDPRFSNPWTAGESP; from the coding sequence ATGAACCGCGTTCTTCCCTCCGTGCTCGCTGCCTTCGCCGCTTCGGCGGTGGCATGGCTTGGGTGCGGCGGGTCGTCCTCTTCGCCGTCGGACGAAAAACCGAAGGACTACGAGTGGCAACTCCCGCAGGGCTTTCCCGTGCCCAAGGTGCCGGCGGACAACCCCATGTCGAAGGACAAGGTCGACCTGGGCCGGCACCTCTTTTACGACACGCGATTGTCGGGCAACGGGACGTACTCGTGCGCGTCGTGCCACATCCAGGAGAAAGCTTTCACCGACGGACGGCGCCGCGCCCTCGGGTCGACGAACGAGACGCACCCGCGCGGGTCGATGAGCCTCACCAACGTTGCGTATGCAACGACCTTGGCATGGGCAAACGACCTTCTGACGTCGCTGGAGACGCAGACCATGGTGCCCATGTTCGGCGAGACGCCTATCGAGCTCGGACTCGCCGGCCAGGAGGCGCAGATGCTGGAGCGCCTGCGCGCGGCACCGTACTACCCGCCCGCGTTCGCGAAGGCCTTCCCGGGCGACCCGGGGCCTTTTACCACCCAGCGCGTGGTCGAAGCGATCAGCGCCTTCGAGCGGACGATGATCTCGGGGCAGTCGCCGTACGACCGATTCGCCTTCCAGGGCGACAACGCCGCCATTTCCGAATCGGCGAAACGCGGGCGCGATCTCTTTTTCTCGGAGACGCTCGAGTGCTTTCATTGCCACGGCAATTTCAATTTTTCCGATTCGATATCGCACTCCGGGAGCGCATTCACCGAAACGATGTTTCACAACACCGGCCTGTACAACATCGACGGCAAAGGTGCCTTTCCGTCGGACAATGTCGGGCTCAAAGAAGTCTCGCACAAGGACTCCGACATGGGCCGGTTCAAGGCGCCCACGTTGCGCAACATCGCGGTCACGGCACCGTACATGCACGACGGGAGCATCTCCACCTTGGACGAAGCGCTCGATCACTATGCCGCGGGCGGGCGCACCATCGCGACCGGTCCGTACGCCGGCAATGGTTCGAAGAGTCCACTCAAGAGCGACCTAGTGGTCGGATTCGTAATTACGGCCGAACAGAAGGCCGATGTCGTTCATTTTCTCGAGAGCCTGACGGACAATGAGTTCTTGCATGATCCACGCTTTTCCAATCCGTGGACCGCGGGAGAGAGTCCATGA
- a CDS encoding transporter produces MKRRSITGLGMLLGAALTLLGTRNADACAVCGCGDPTLTAMGAEKPAPFRLRAAVEWRHRTDNIGQERVDQIRLTEDRFDAQLAFAPIDRLYLLLTVPTLRRTVSYVNEAERTRWGLGDIELRAKFFLYQDRDFQPRHLVSVVGGVKLPTAPLQRNDAGRLLPIELQPGTGSFDPIVGLSYAYFANPISFYASLQGTYPTSGTEGFRASPSLRTTTALQYQIVTPLAVRAGIETRTDGKSLEDGSHSRDSGGFIGYGAVEALVSPLTDLMLFASFRMPILNALEGYHDEGPMFGAGVALDF; encoded by the coding sequence GTGAAGCGCCGATCGATTACCGGCCTGGGGATGCTCCTCGGGGCAGCGCTCACGCTGCTCGGCACGCGCAACGCCGACGCGTGCGCGGTGTGCGGCTGCGGCGATCCCACGCTCACCGCGATGGGCGCGGAAAAGCCCGCGCCCTTCCGGCTCCGCGCCGCCGTCGAATGGCGCCATCGCACGGACAACATCGGTCAAGAGCGGGTCGACCAGATCCGCCTCACCGAGGACCGCTTCGACGCGCAGCTCGCCTTTGCGCCGATCGACCGGCTTTACCTGCTGCTCACCGTGCCGACCTTGCGGCGCACCGTGAGCTACGTCAACGAAGCCGAGCGCACGCGGTGGGGGCTCGGCGACATCGAACTGCGCGCCAAGTTCTTTCTCTATCAGGACCGCGACTTCCAGCCGCGCCATCTCGTGTCCGTCGTCGGCGGCGTGAAGCTGCCCACGGCACCGCTCCAGCGCAACGATGCGGGAAGGCTCCTGCCCATCGAGCTGCAGCCCGGCACCGGATCGTTCGACCCCATCGTGGGCCTCTCGTACGCGTACTTCGCGAACCCCATTTCGTTTTACGCCAGCCTCCAAGGCACGTACCCCACGAGCGGCACCGAAGGCTTTCGCGCCAGCCCGTCGCTGCGCACCACCACCGCGCTGCAGTACCAAATCGTGACCCCGCTGGCCGTGCGCGCGGGCATCGAAACGCGCACCGACGGCAAGTCGCTCGAGGATGGTTCGCACTCGCGCGATTCGGGCGGATTCATCGGTTACGGTGCCGTGGAGGCCTTGGTGAGCCCCCTCACCGATCTCATGCTATTTGCCTCGTTCCGCATGCCCATCCTCAACGCCCTCGAGGGGTACCATGACGAAGGCCCGATGTTCGGTGCCGGCGTCGCCCTGGACTTCTAG
- a CDS encoding ATP-binding protein, translated as MVPPSSTPTADIRHVSPSIGLAWLVRLRWGAVGLQTVLVLVARLALGLTFPLTVIVPLLVVTATSNAALALGLRRGARSSQRILTAVLVFDTLVLTLMLHATGGAANPFSVFYLVQVALAALLLDASGTWLVAMFTSIGFGTLFAGLVFPGVAPVQPHVHHAGMDMSGSSFSVHLQGMWAAYTLAALFVGYFVTRLARALERQRRDLLALQEVAAKAEKLASLSTLAAGAAHELGTPLATIAVVAKELERASERAGGDVKLDPKSIADDARLLRAEAERCRTILAQMGAHAGENQGEAPRAVSANRIAEDVLAALDEGRSKRVAVHVSDAALTVMAPPRALVQVLLNVVRNGLDASDDVPSPRRQVRLELSPSTAGGFVDFQVTDEGSGIPPELVVRLGEPFLTTKAPGRGLGLGLFLVRAFVERTGGRLDIASRVGEGTKVTLSVPAGEASA; from the coding sequence ATGGTCCCGCCCAGCAGCACCCCCACCGCCGACATCCGCCACGTGAGCCCGAGCATCGGCCTCGCATGGTTGGTGCGGCTTCGCTGGGGCGCGGTGGGCCTGCAAACGGTGCTCGTGCTCGTGGCGCGGCTGGCGCTCGGGCTCACGTTCCCGCTGACGGTCATCGTGCCGCTCCTGGTGGTGACGGCGACGTCGAACGCCGCGCTGGCGCTCGGGTTGCGCCGAGGCGCACGGTCCTCGCAGCGCATCTTGACCGCCGTGCTCGTGTTCGACACGCTCGTGCTCACCTTGATGCTCCACGCCACCGGTGGGGCGGCGAACCCGTTTTCCGTCTTTTACCTGGTGCAGGTCGCGCTGGCGGCCCTGCTGCTCGATGCCAGCGGCACATGGCTCGTGGCCATGTTCACGAGCATCGGCTTCGGGACGCTCTTCGCAGGGCTCGTCTTTCCCGGCGTCGCGCCCGTGCAGCCCCACGTTCACCACGCCGGCATGGACATGTCGGGCTCGTCGTTCTCGGTGCACCTGCAGGGCATGTGGGCGGCGTACACCTTGGCCGCGCTCTTCGTCGGGTACTTCGTCACGCGGCTCGCGCGCGCCCTCGAGCGGCAGCGGCGGGACCTGCTCGCGCTGCAAGAGGTGGCCGCCAAGGCCGAGAAGCTCGCGTCGTTGAGCACCTTGGCGGCGGGCGCGGCGCACGAGCTCGGAACGCCGCTGGCCACCATCGCGGTGGTCGCCAAGGAGCTCGAACGCGCCAGCGAACGCGCCGGTGGGGACGTGAAACTCGACCCAAAGAGCATCGCCGACGATGCGCGGCTGCTCCGCGCCGAGGCGGAGCGGTGCCGCACGATTCTCGCGCAGATGGGCGCCCACGCCGGGGAAAACCAGGGCGAGGCACCGCGCGCGGTGTCGGCGAACCGCATCGCCGAGGACGTGCTGGCCGCACTCGATGAAGGCCGCAGCAAGCGCGTCGCCGTTCACGTGAGCGATGCGGCCCTGACGGTGATGGCGCCGCCGCGTGCACTGGTGCAGGTGCTGCTCAACGTGGTGCGCAACGGCCTCGATGCGAGCGACGACGTGCCGTCGCCGCGCCGGCAGGTCCGCCTCGAGCTTTCGCCGTCCACCGCGGGCGGCTTCGTCGATTTCCAGGTGACCGACGAAGGCTCGGGCATCCCGCCGGAGCTCGTGGTGCGCCTCGGCGAGCCGTTTCTCACGACCAAGGCACCCGGTCGCGGGCTCGGGCTCGGGCTCTTTCTGGTGCGCGCCTTCGTCGAGCGAACGGGTGGCCGGCTCGACATCGCCTCGCGCGTGGGCGAGGGCACCAAAGTCACCTTGTCCGTACCCGCAGGAGAAGCCTCCGCATGA
- a CDS encoding response regulator transcription factor yields MSEETPRSILVVDDDDTFRTRLVRAFADRGFDARGAANGEEALRRARTESPEYAVVDLRMPGDFGLDVVRALREIDEATRIVVLTGYGSIATAIEAIRMGAVDYLTKPADADQILAAFETGQKGKRPEDAVATDGTPSLARVEWEHIQRVLMDCSGNVSQAARLLGLHRRSLQRKLSKRPMRR; encoded by the coding sequence ATGAGCGAAGAAACCCCGCGATCCATCCTCGTCGTGGACGACGACGACACCTTCCGCACCCGCTTGGTGCGCGCCTTCGCCGATCGCGGCTTCGATGCCCGCGGCGCCGCCAACGGCGAAGAGGCCTTGCGGCGGGCCCGCACCGAAAGCCCCGAGTACGCGGTGGTGGACCTGCGCATGCCCGGCGATTTCGGCCTGGACGTGGTGCGCGCCCTTCGCGAAATCGACGAAGCCACGCGCATCGTCGTGCTCACCGGCTACGGGAGCATCGCCACCGCCATCGAGGCCATCCGCATGGGTGCCGTCGATTACCTGACCAAGCCTGCAGACGCCGACCAGATCTTGGCCGCCTTCGAAACCGGGCAAAAGGGCAAGCGCCCCGAGGACGCGGTCGCCACCGATGGAACCCCGAGCCTCGCGCGGGTCGAGTGGGAGCACATCCAGCGCGTCCTCATGGATTGCAGCGGCAATGTCTCTCAGGCTGCACGGCTCTTGGGCCTTCACCGCAGGTCGCTGCAACGTAAGCTTTCAAAACGTCCCATGCGCCGGTAG